A genome region from Nycticebus coucang isolate mNycCou1 chromosome 4, mNycCou1.pri, whole genome shotgun sequence includes the following:
- the ARPC3 gene encoding actin-related protein 2/3 complex subunit 3, producing MPAYHSSLMDPDTKLIGNMALLPIRSQFKGPAPRETKDTDIVDEAIYYFKANVFFKNYEIKNEADRTLIYITLYISECLKKLQKCNSKSQGEKEMYTLGITNFPIPGEPGFPLNAIYAKPANKQEDEVMRAYLQQLRQETGLRLCEKVFDPQNDKPSKWWTCFVKRQFMNKSLSGPGQ from the exons ATGCCG GCTTACCATTCTTCTCTCATGGACCCTGACACCAAACTCATTGGAAATATGGCACTCTTACCTATCAGAAGTCAATTCAAAGGACCTGCCCCTAGAGAAA CAAAAGATACAGATATTGTGGATGAAGCCATCTATTACTTCAAGGCCAATGTCTTCTTCAAAAACTATGAAATTAAG AATGAAGCTGATAGGACCTTGATATATATAACTCTCTACATTTCTGAGTGTCTAAAGAAACTCCAAAAG tGCAATTCCAAAAGCCAAGGCGAGAAAGAAATGTATACATTGGGAATCACTAATTTTCCCATTCCTGGAGAGCCTGGTTTTCCACTTAATGCAATTTATGCCAAACCTGCAAACAAACAGGAAGATG AAGTAATGAGAGCCTATTTACAacagctaaggcaagagactggACTAAGACTTTGTGAGAAAGTTTTTGACCCTCAGAATGATAAACCCAGCAAG TGGTGGACTTGCTTTGTGAAGAGACAATTCATGAACAAGAGTCTGTCGGGACCTGGACAGTGA